CGGCCCGCTGCGACCTGGTCGTCGACGACTGCCTGGTGGCGACCCCCGTACCCGTCGACGTCGGCCCCCGTCACACGTCGCGGTGCCTGCGAACTGACGTCGTCCGGTCGGCCAGCTACGCCCGCCCCGCCGACACCGACCAGCGGTGGACACCGCCGGAACGCCGCGAGCCCGGGCTGCTCTTCGTCCGCAACGTCGACATCAGCTACGGCAAGCGCTACGACGAGAACCGGGTGCTGTTCGGTGTCGACCTGACCGTACGCGAAGGCGAGTGCGTCGCCCTGGTGGGCGAGTCCGGCAGTGGCAAGACCACCCTGGCCCGCGCGGTCAGCGGCCTGCACAAGGAAGCCGTCGACGGCCGGCTGCACTACGACGGCCAGCGGATGCCGTGGCCGTCCGGATCCCGGGCGAAGGTCGCCCGCCGCGAGATCCAGTACATCTTCCAGAACCCGTACGGCTCGCTGAACCCGCGCCACACGATCGGCCGGATCATCACCCGGCCGCTGGAGACCTTCGGGATCGTCAAGGGGGCGGCGCGACAGCGCGAGGAGGTACGCCGTCTGCTCGCCCAGGTCTCCCTGCCCACCGACTACGAGACCCGCTACCCGGCGCAGCTCAGCGGCGGTGAGCGGCAGCGCGTCGCGATCGCCCGTGCGCTCGCCGCCCGGCCCCGGGTGCTGATCTGTGACGAGATCACCTCCGCTCTGGACGTCTCGATCCAGGCGTCGGTGCTGGAACTCCTGGTGAAGCTGCGGGTCGAGGAGAACCTCAGCATGCTGTTCATCACCCATCACATCGGCGTCGTGCGCGCCATCGCGGACTCGGTCGTCGTCCTGCAGAACGGTGTCGTCGTCGAGGCTGGTCCGGCCGACGAGGTCCTGGACCGCCCGCAGCACCCGTACACCGAGATGTTGCTCCGCGACACCCTTGTCATGCCCGAACCAGGCGGCCTGGACGCGGGCGATGTCACGGCGGCCCGCGCGTAAGGGTTCGTTCGGTTCGGCGTACGGCCGGGTCGTCAGTCGCCGGAGACAGGCGGCCATCCCGGGGTACGCCGTCTCGGTCCGACCGGCAGGCACAGGGCGGCCAGCCCCGCGATCGCCATGACCACGGCGGAGAGCATGAGGGCCGGGACGATACCGAGGCCGGTCGCCGTGAGGCCCCAGGCGACGGCGCCGACCGACTGGCTGCCCATCCGTACCGTCTGGAACAGGGCCATGACCCGCCCCCGGATCGGATCGGGCGCGGTCAGGGCCATGG
The sequence above is a segment of the Solwaraspora sp. WMMD406 genome. Coding sequences within it:
- a CDS encoding ABC transporter ATP-binding protein, which produces MTADLPTGTDDHVLDVRGLTVTVNAREPYDIVREVDFGLRAGEVLGLVGESGSGKTTLALSLLGFARDNLTMSGSVTVAGVEMVTATESARRRARGRVISYVPQDPMSALNPALRIGTQLAETMGESRWIRRSADWDRIRHLLDRVKLPATKEFLRRFPHQLSGGQLQRVTIAMAMLNRPKAIVFDEPTTGLDVTTQAAVLDTIRDVIAEEGVAAVYVTHDLTVVGTIATRIAVMYSGLVVEDGPAAEILTASAHPYARRLILATPTVDQRRKLVGIAGTPLNPKERGAGCPFAARCDLVVDDCLVATPVPVDVGPRHTSRCLRTDVVRSASYARPADTDQRWTPPERREPGLLFVRNVDISYGKRYDENRVLFGVDLTVREGECVALVGESGSGKTTLARAVSGLHKEAVDGRLHYDGQRMPWPSGSRAKVARREIQYIFQNPYGSLNPRHTIGRIITRPLETFGIVKGAARQREEVRRLLAQVSLPTDYETRYPAQLSGGERQRVAIARALAARPRVLICDEITSALDVSIQASVLELLVKLRVEENLSMLFITHHIGVVRAIADSVVVLQNGVVVEAGPADEVLDRPQHPYTEMLLRDTLVMPEPGGLDAGDVTAARA